A region of the Sporolituus thermophilus DSM 23256 genome:
CGTCCGCGACGTGCAAGAGGCGGAAAGCCGGATCAAACTTTACGCCGCTCCGCCTAACAATAAACGTCTCAACCGGCCCAATCCGTGCGTTCAAACCGGTACTTGCATGGACTGCCAAGGCCCGACCCGCATCTGCAATATTACTACCGTGCTGCGCAAAAAACCAAGCCTCACTGACATCAACATCGTTATCATCGGCGAAGAGCTCGGGTTCTAAGCGCGAAAAAACCGCACGCTTTCCGTGCGGTTTTTTATTTCGCCACACCGCCCTTAAATTCCCTGCCGGTCGCGGCTCATATGCAGGCCGTATTGTTTGCAAGCGGCAGCTGCACAGTGAAAGTAGCGCCTTCGCCCGGCCGGCTGTCGACCCGGATGCTCCCGCCGTGGCGTTGGACGATAGAGTAACATACCGACAGGCCTAAACCGGTGCCCTCCGCTTTCGTCGTAAAAAAAGGAGTGCCAAGATGCGGCAAAATATCTTCCGGGATACCAGGACCGTTGTCGGTCACACTAACGACGGCCCGGTCTCCGTCAGTGCGGAGGGCGATATAGACGCTGCCGCCTTTAGGGGCCGCCTCGATAGCATTGCGCACCAGATTTATCCATACCTGCTTGAGCTGCGAGACGTCGCCGCAAACCGCCACATCCTCGCCGGGCATAAACTCCAGGGCAACATTCTTGCCCAACGCCAGGCTTTCCATCAGCAGTATCACGTTATTTAAAACACTCCGTAAATTCACTGCCGCAAATTGCGGCACCTGCGGCGGGCGGGCCAATAGGTGAAATTCTCGGATAAGCTTTTCGATGCGCTCAATCTCGACCTGAATAATTTCCAGATGCTCGCGGGGAACAGGCCGTTCGCCCCTTACCATAATTAACTGGATAAAGCCCTTAACCGATGTAAGCGGATTGCGGATTTCATGGGCGATACCGGCGGCAAGCTGGCCGACACTGGCTAGCCGCTCAAGCCGCATCGCTTCCACCAGTTCTCGGTAGCGCCGCGCCTGGCGCACGCGGCCGTAAATCAGCCCCAGCGACACCCCGATCAGACACAATACGCCTATGGTCGGCAGGGAATCCCGTAAAAGAATGGCATATACCTCCGCAATCGGCGTCGCCATCACCACGCGCCAA
Encoded here:
- a CDS encoding sensor histidine kinase; the protein is MNIRSWDFWARILTIVVVTAIIVGLGAAYFTAKYRALVAEQRSSTRQVANDLELNFNGRLLALNLLATDPDIRSLDPNRVRPKLGQAMQVLEFCRMGLADLHGNVIVDGRDAPIRIPDPVSFSAAAQGRLVISDRITVNGLEDAFVSLRVPVFDDNGHVIAVLLAGVALDEVAKIAGIAPVKSQHYIFVIDSAGRFLYHPRIKEIYPEKHELTISGQRFFVPGDGYVVASSYLDDLEKLFVFTTVKNTGWRVVMATPIAEVYAILLRDSLPTIGVLCLIGVSLGLIYGRVRQARRYRELVEAMRLERLASVGQLAAGIAHEIRNPLTSVKGFIQLIMVRGERPVPREHLEIIQVEIERIEKLIREFHLLARPPQVPQFAAVNLRSVLNNVILLMESLALGKNVALEFMPGEDVAVCGDVSQLKQVWINLVRNAIEAAPKGGSVYIALRTDGDRAVVSVTDNGPGIPEDILPHLGTPFFTTKAEGTGLGLSVCYSIVQRHGGSIRVDSRPGEGATFTVQLPLANNTACI